ATTTCAATTGAAGATTAAACGTCGTAACCCATCTTACCCAAGATAATCTTCTCAGGCGTTACCGGCAGCTTTCTGATCCGAACACCTGTAGCGTTGAAGATGGCGTCCGCAATCGCCGGGCTCGGCGTATTGATGCAGACCTCGCCTACAGACTTGCCACCAAACGGACCGGATGGCTCGTAGCTTTCAACAAAGTCCACAGTGATCTTAGGCACGTCGCTGCGGGTCGGGATCTTGTACTCCAGGAGAGAGTTGGTTTTCAACTTGCCGTCAATAAACTTGACGTCTTCAAAGACCGCCATACCCATACCCTGAACCAGGCCACCCTCCATCTGGATTAATGCCAGTTTAGGGTTGAGGATGGCGCCGCCATCTACAGAAGCGACATAATCAATGATCTCAAACTCACCGGTTTCCATATCTACTTCAACTTCTGCAAAACCTGCAAGGAACGGCGGTGGAGATTTCTCCGTGACGTGGGAGCCATGGCCAACCAGCTGCTTCTGATTCTTGACATAGAGGAGCTTCATAGCCAGATCCGCAAGATTGATGGACTTTTCACCGCAGAAGACGCGCTCGCCGTCATATTCGCACTGCTCAGGAGCTTCTTCGATCATTGCAGCACCTTCGTTGAGGATCTGGGATCTGATGTCCTCAGCCGCGTTGATGACAGCGGTACCTGTGATATAGGTCGTACTAGAGGCATAAGCACCAACGTCAAACGGCGTCACGTCTGTATCCGAGGAGTGAACGCTGATCTTCTCAAGAGGCACACTAAGCACCTCAGCAGCGATCTGAGCCAATACCGTATCAGAGCCAGTGCCCAGATCCGTAGCGCCCATCATGAGATTGAAGCTGCCATCTTCGTTCAACTTAATGATGGCTGCGCCCATGTCGATGCTCGGAATGCCGGAGCCCTGCATGGAAAGGGCCATACCGACACCTCTGACTTTATTACCGTTGACCTGAGGCTTGCCATATTTCTCATCCCAACCAATGAGCTTCTTGCCATGCTCAATACAAGTGGACATTTTGTTGTTTTCAATAAGTTTGAGCGGCTTTTTGATGCCGTCTGAGCCAAAGGCTCTGTAAACCAAGTGGGTTTCCCCTTCAGCAGTATGGTTGAGTTCACGAATCCGGCATGGGTCCATGCCCATTTCATGGGCTAATTCATTGATGGCAGACTCGATCGCAAAGACACCCTGTGTGGTGCCGTAGCCGCGAAGCGCGCCGCCAGGCGTACGATTGGTGTACACGACGTTGCCCTCAAAGTCGAAGGCGTCCATTTTATTGTACATGGAGATGACTTTGAGACATGCCGCGCTGAAGACGGTACGGGCGTGCTCACCGTAGGCGCCGGTATCGGAGATGCCGTTGACTTTGATGGCGCGAATGATGCCAGCATCATCGGCGCCTACCTTATAAGTAAAGACCATAGGATGACGAGTGTAAGTAGATTCAAAGGCTTCCTTGCGGGTGTAGGTCAGCATGGAAGGACGGCCGGTTTTTAGAGTAACAAAAGCCGTGTAAAACTCTGTGTGAAGAGCCTGCTTGCCGCCAAAGCCGCCGCCTATGCGAGGCTTGATGACCCGGATCTTGGATACAGGAAGGTCAAGGGCATGGGCC
The sequence above is drawn from the Desulforhopalus sp. genome and encodes:
- a CDS encoding molybdopterin-dependent oxidoreductase — protein: MKVIGKSYDKKDGIRLAMGAPAYTEDLYDTKSHLTVKLLRSPHPFARIVNIDTSAALALEGVVAVYTHHDVPKTQYTRAGQNFPEPSNYDKRMLDEYVRYVGDEVAIIAAETERAAEEAMKLIKVEYEVFEPVVDAEKAIGHPSVIHPEGVVEKIPSGVDVENNIAATYVLAYGNLEDAFSKCTHVVEHKYYTQAQAHVMMETHRSNAHLDHNDRLVVTTSTQVPFHARRILAHALDLPVSKIRVIKPRIGGGFGGKQALHTEFYTAFVTLKTGRPSMLTYTRKEAFESTYTRHPMVFTYKVGADDAGIIRAIKVNGISDTGAYGEHARTVFSAACLKVISMYNKMDAFDFEGNVVYTNRTPGGALRGYGTTQGVFAIESAINELAHEMGMDPCRIRELNHTAEGETHLVYRAFGSDGIKKPLKLIENNKMSTCIEHGKKLIGWDEKYGKPQVNGNKVRGVGMALSMQGSGIPSIDMGAAIIKLNEDGSFNLMMGATDLGTGSDTVLAQIAAEVLSVPLEKISVHSSDTDVTPFDVGAYASSTTYITGTAVINAAEDIRSQILNEGAAMIEEAPEQCEYDGERVFCGEKSINLADLAMKLLYVKNQKQLVGHGSHVTEKSPPPFLAGFAEVEVDMETGEFEIIDYVASVDGGAILNPKLALIQMEGGLVQGMGMAVFEDVKFIDGKLKTNSLLEYKIPTRSDVPKITVDFVESYEPSGPFGGKSVGEVCINTPSPAIADAIFNATGVRIRKLPVTPEKIILGKMGYDV